A portion of the Anoplopoma fimbria isolate UVic2021 breed Golden Eagle Sablefish chromosome 15, Afim_UVic_2022, whole genome shotgun sequence genome contains these proteins:
- the LOC129103211 gene encoding interferon alpha-inducible protein 27-like protein 2A, giving the protein MDPKTAVAVGIGAGAGALVGVIGAPFVLGAIGFTSAGIAAGSYAAGMMSAAAVANGGAVAAGSTVAVLQAAGAAGLSGAATAAVSGVGAAVGWLVNLIRRNETS; this is encoded by the exons ATGGACCCGA agaCAGCAGTCGCCGTTGGAataggagcaggagcaggagcat TGGTGGGTGTTATCGGGGCTCCTTTTGTTCTGGGAGCCATAGGCTTCACCTCAGCTGGCATAGCAGCAGGTTCCTATGCTGCTGGCATGATGTCGGCTGCTGCAGTTGCTAATGGAGGAGCAGTGGCAGCAGGAAGCACCGTGGCTGTTTTGCAGGCAGCAG GTGCAGCTGGTCTGTCAGGAGCTGCCACTGCAGCTGTGTCGGGTGTTGGTGCAGCAGTGGGATGGCTGGTCAACTTAATCCGCAGAAACGAAACAAGTTAA
- the LOC129103214 gene encoding interferon alpha-inducible protein 27-like protein 2A produces the protein MGPIMTAAAIGTGAIGAVVLAPVVLGAAGFTSAGIAAGSIGAKMMSAAAVANGGGVAAGGLVASLQAAGTAGLSGVATAAVAGTGATVGWITSFFR, from the exons ATGGGTCCTATTA TGACGGCTGCTGCTATTGGAACAGGAGCCA TAGGTGCTGTGGTTCTGGCTCCTGTTGTTCTGGGAGCAGCAGGTTTCACCTCAGCTGGAATAGCAGCAGGTTCTATTGGTGCGAAAATGATGTCGGCTGCTGCAGTTGCTAACGGAGGAGGAGTGGCAGCAGGAGGCCTGGTGGCTAGTTTGCAGGCAGCAG GCACAGCTGGTCTGTCGGGAGTTGCAACTGCAGCTGTGGCAGGCACCGGAGCAACAGTGGGATGGATAACAAGCTTCTTCCGCTGA
- the LOC129103210 gene encoding interferon alpha-inducible protein 27-like protein 1 isoform X1: MDPVTAVVVGALLAVVGMVDGPIVLAAPGFPSVEDYYADSMMWADADAYGGEVAAGSLVAGLRSIVTAAVVGGAAAAGAVFLAPVVLGAAGFTSAGIAAGSIGASMMSAAAVANGGAVAAGSTVAVLQAAGAAGVSGTVTAAAAGTGAALGWLTSFFG; this comes from the exons ATGGACCCTG TGACTGCTGTGGTAGTTGGAGCAC TACTTGCAGTGGTTGGTATGGTCGATGGTCCTATTGTTCTGGCAGCACCAGGTTTCCCCTCAGTAGAAGACTACTATGCTGATAGCATGATGTGGGCCGATGCAGATGCCTATGGAGGAGAAGTGGCAGCAGGAAGCCTGGTGGCTGGTTTGCGGTCAATAG TGACTGCTGCGGTAGTTGGAGGAG cagctgcagcaggtgcTGTGTTTCTGGCTCCTGTTGTTCTGGGAGCAGCAGGTTTCACCTCAGCTGGCATAGCAGCAGGTTCTATTGGTGCCAGCATGATGTCGGCTGCTGCAGTTGCAAACGGAGGAGCAGTGGCAGCAGGAAGCACAGTGGCTGTTTTGCAGGCAGCAG gtgcagctggtGTGTCAGGAACTGtcactgcagctgcagcaggcacAGGAGCAGCATTGGGATGGCTGACAAGCTTCTTTGGCTGA